A genomic stretch from Pontivivens ytuae includes:
- a CDS encoding phosphoadenosine phosphosulfate reductase family protein: MTKEIHVLGLSGGRDSAALAVWMRENRPDLDINYFFTDTGKELDEVYDYLGRLEGFLGKPITYLNPGRDFDFWLKEYGNFLPSPRTRWCTRKLKIHPFEQWLRPELVAGTRVHSYVAIRADEPERSGMIATHPNMSVHFPLREVGLNKAAVIGLLESSGLGLPAYYRWRSRSGCTFCFYQQKIEWVRLMREHPEAFEEAKSYEKTALEHGSPFTWTERESLEELSRPERVAQIEKDYEARVARLKARKPVNALRARLTDAHIDEAYGVDEADGSCLVCHK, translated from the coding sequence GTGACAAAAGAAATCCATGTTCTTGGTCTCTCGGGAGGCCGTGACAGTGCTGCGCTTGCAGTTTGGATGCGGGAGAACAGACCCGATCTCGACATCAACTACTTCTTTACGGACACCGGCAAGGAGTTGGACGAGGTCTACGACTATCTCGGCCGGTTAGAGGGATTCTTGGGTAAGCCAATCACATACCTTAACCCCGGGCGGGATTTCGATTTCTGGTTGAAAGAGTATGGCAATTTCCTACCTTCGCCGCGCACTCGCTGGTGTACGCGCAAACTCAAGATCCACCCCTTCGAGCAGTGGTTGCGACCGGAACTCGTGGCGGGAACACGTGTCCATAGCTATGTTGCAATCAGAGCAGACGAACCCGAGCGATCGGGAATGATCGCGACGCACCCGAATATGTCTGTCCATTTTCCGCTGCGCGAAGTCGGTTTGAACAAAGCTGCGGTGATAGGGCTTCTGGAAAGTTCAGGGCTAGGATTGCCCGCCTACTATCGTTGGCGGTCGCGCAGCGGGTGCACGTTTTGTTTCTACCAGCAAAAGATCGAATGGGTGAGATTAATGCGGGAGCACCCAGAAGCGTTTGAAGAGGCCAAGAGCTACGAGAAGACTGCACTCGAGCACGGTTCTCCGTTCACCTGGACCGAACGAGAGTCGTTGGAGGAGTTGTCCCGGCCCGAGCGAGTCGCACAGATCGAAAAAGACTACGAGGCTAGGGTTGCCCGCCTAAAAGCGCGCAAACCCGTCAATGCCCTACGCGCACGCCTCACCGATGCGCACATCGATGAGGCCTACGGTGTTGATGAGGCAGATGGGTCGTGCCTCGTCTGTCATAAGTAG